A portion of the Punica granatum isolate Tunisia-2019 chromosome 7, ASM765513v2, whole genome shotgun sequence genome contains these proteins:
- the LOC116213567 gene encoding DNA polymerase delta subunit 3 isoform X2, with protein MSEAETLGILDELEALVSDKLQVVSYKWLSLTFLLSSDTSKRLLQEFVQSHEDGLQVVYSLTGCLKNNPSIYHVRLVPGPELEDAKQDFDGSCSVQVYSVQACMPKDPATIWNSESVQAKELFGQPSSVENCLRDNRFCGISNSFVRRNAEGTSFDITGPQVNGLRASGSSIKSTHKNETAPPPQLKKLQQTNQKDVQHSSNVAEDVKSEADASADLNQFGKPTADKGNTTSLPADKKVGQNNKATAVAGGSLANLWGRASTKSKDSKPVGGSAGTTAPDSTEPQLCAREAAQLSSDDEAEVNFRRASHGEAGRKRRVVFEFSDEENEYEDVVNLASPDIPKAQSFLASGEDQRNDKKPKLDFDEGKDQPKVKKENSIANELHQEEISAHDAGRKTAISTVEKMQSSESNSNGKRTDAAPTSPKRKKVLKTRIDERGREVTEVVWEGKETEKSKADSFAMKKENNETKTDAGNRPPAAKKPPSAVPSNATGKAGNKKAGSKDPKQGNILSFFKRV; from the exons atgtCCGAAGCAGAAACCCTAGGCATTCTCGACGAGCTCGAAGCTCTCGTCTCCGACAAGCTTCAAGTG GTTTCCTACAAGTGGTTGAGTCTCACTTTCTTGTTATCATCAGATACTTCAAAGAG ATTGCTTCAGGAGTTTGTTCAAAGTCATGAAGATGGCTTGCAAGTGGTATACTCTTTGACTGGATGCTTAAAGAACAATCCTTCGATTTACCATGTCAGGCTTGTCCCTGGGCCTGAACTTGAAG ATGCCAAGCAAGATTTCGATGGCTCTTGCTCGGTTCAGGTCTATAGCGTCCAAGCTTGTATGCCAAAAGATCCAGCTACAATTTGGAATTCCGAATCTGTGCAGGCAAAAGAGCTCTTTGGGCAGCCTTCTTCTGTTGAAAATTGCTTAAGAGATAATAG GTTTTGTGGAATCTCCAACTCATTTGTTAGGCGCAATGCTGAAGGAACCTCTTTTGATATTACCGGACCACAAGTGAATGGCTTGAGGGCCTCTGGCTCCTCCATTAAATCTACACATAAAAATGAAACTGCTCCGCCTCCTCAGCTGAAAAAGCTTCAGCAGACTAACCAAAAAGATGTTCAGCATTCTTCCAATGTTGCTGAAGATGTAAAGAGTGAAGCTGATGCTTCAGCAGATCTCAATCAATTTGGCAAGCCTACTGCAGATAAAGGAAATACTACTTCCTTGCCTGCTGATAAAAAAGTAGGCCAGAACAATAAGGCCACTGCAGTGGCTGGAGGTTCTTTAGCAAATCTGTGGGGCCGTGCATCCACTAAATCAAAAGACTCGAAACCAGTTGGTGGCTCTGCAGGAACTACTGCTCCAGATTCCACTG AGCCACAATTATGCGCTCGTGAGGCAGCACAGCTGAGCAGCGATGACGAGGCTGAAGTCAATTTTAGGAGAGCCTCCCACGGTGAAGCtggaagaaaaaggagagtTGTTTTTGAGTTTTCAGACGAGGAAAATGAGTATGAAGATGTAGTCAATTTAGCATCCCCTGATATTCCTAAGGCACAGTCTTTTCTAGCTTCAGGAGAAGATCAACGGAATGATAAGAAACCAAAATTAGACTTTGATGAGGGCAAAGATCAGCCCAAAGTGAAGAAGGAAAACTCCATTGCCAATGAATTGCACCAGGAAGAAATTTCTGCCCATGATGCTGGTAGAAAAACTGCCATTTCTACTGTTGAGAAAATGCAAAGTAGTGAAAGTAATTCAAATGGTAAAAGAACCGATGCTGCTCCAACTTCACCTAAGAGAAAGAAAGTGTTGAAGACACGGATTGATGAGCGTGGAAGAGAAG taACTGAAGTTGTTTGGGAAGGCAAGGAGACGGAAAAGAGTAAAGCGGATTCTTTTGCaatgaagaaagaaaacaatgaaactAAAACTGACGCAGGAAACAG GCCTCCAGCAGCAAAGAAGCCACCATCAGCAGTTCCTTCAAATGCGACAGGCAAGGCAGGGAACAAGAAAGCTGGAAGCAAAGATCCCAAGCAAGGGAATATACTCTCATTCTTTAAGCGAGTTTGA
- the LOC116213568 gene encoding gamma-glutamyl hydrolase 2-like isoform X2, whose translation MASHFLSNSSPNPSAETSNLEMPKNEAVSASSSSSSSSSGRYTEIWNYLWIPLLISFSKELSLARAANSTILMPTQLEGDSRSLSVPRCPAPDPKLNFRPVIGILSHPGDGASGRLNNASNASYIAASYVKFVESAGARVIPLIYTEPPEILYEKLNMVNGVLFTGGWAKSGLYYETVKGIFKKVLAKNDAGDHFPLYAICLGFELLTMLISKNRNILEKFDATDQASTLQFVKDTDIEGTVFQRFTPDLRKKLSTDCLVMQNHHYGISPGRLLENSDLSSFFKVLTTSADGENKVYVSTVQARSYPVTAFQWHPEKNAFEWGLSMIPHSDDAIQVTQHVANFFVSEARKSLNRPSARKVLDNLIYNYSPTYCGRAGKGYDEVYIFT comes from the exons ATGGCTTCTCACTTCCTCTCTAACTCCTCCCCTAACCCTTCCGCCGAGACCTCCAATCTCGAAATGCCGAAAAACGAAGCTGTCTCcgcctcttcctcctcctcctcctcctcctccggtCGGTATACCGAGATATGGAACTACTTGTGGATTCCTCTACTGATTTCATTCTCCAAGGAGCTGAGCCTAGCTAGAGCAGCGAATTCCACAATTCTCATGCCTACTCAGCTGGAGGGAGATTCCCGGAGCCTGTCCGTTCCGCGTTGTCCCGCTCCCGATCCCAAGCTCAATTTCCGTCCGGTGATCGGGATCCTGAGCCACCCAGGTGATGGCGCCTCGGGGAGGCTCAACAATGCATCCAACGCATCGTACATCGCTGCTTCTTATGTGAAGTTCGTGGAGTCGGCTGGTGCTCGTGTTATTCCGCTGATATACACCGAGCCGCCTGAAATTCTATACGAG AAGCTTAACATGGTCAATGGAGTTCTTTTTACCGGCGGATGGGCTAAGAGTGGATTGTACTATGAGACAGTAAAGGGCATCTTCAAG AAAGTTttggcgaagaatgatgcaGGCGACCACTTCCCACTATATGCCATCTGCTTGGGTTTTGAGCTTTTAACAATGCTGATTAGCAAG AACAGAAACATTCTTGAAAAATTTGATGCTACGGATCAGGCATCTACACTTCAATTCGTGAAAGATACAGACATTGAAGGAACCGTCTTTCAAAG GTTTACACCAGATTTGCGTAAAAAGTTGAGCACGGATTGCCTTGTTATGCAGAATCATCAT TATGGTATCTCACCAGGAAGACTCTTGGAGAATTCCGATCTCTCTAGTTTCTTTAAGGTTTTGACTACAAGTGCAGATGGAGAAAATAAG GTCTATGTCTCCACTGTACAAGCACGCAGCTATCCTGTCACTGCCTTCCAATGGCACCCTGAG AAAAACGCGTTTGAATGGGGCTTGTCTATGATACCGCACTCTGATGATGCCATTCAAGTTACACAGCATGTGGCAAACTTCTTTGTCAG TGAAGCGCGGAAGTCACTAAACAGACCTTCTGCCCGGAAAGTGCTCGACAACCTAATCTACAATTATAGCCCCACTTATTGCGGAAGAGCCGG GAAGGGATACGATGAGGTGTACATCTTCACATAA
- the LOC116213411 gene encoding uncharacterized protein LOC116213411 — protein sequence MQEALPENEGHEDSVVNKNEDTTGGNQKPGKYFYYDVPHSEETGIWIPVSVPPMSGGGHEEWNRGTSLEGGFLPDQDMGWDQFFGENKELTMWDVVSEMLVAARGKVNAIASGNIHSYGISWVSSHLLEQAWKEMAQTLTEANFGNIKEILEAEPPRWLPDSSASACMLCNVRFHPIMCSRHHCRFCGGIFCNYCSKGRSLLPPKFRKSNPERVCDVCCVRLESIQSYLMDQVSRAAQLPTRDLTDLSTLRSWLNFPWGQSMEYEIYKAANIVKCYVKVCSGTQEKSIPDSILRNAKGLAIFTVAKVGAMVTYNIGTGIVIARRQDGSWSPPSAISSFGIGWGAQVGGELTDFIIVLRNTSAVRTFSGNGHLSLGGGLSAAAANFGRAAEAGIRAGDGGCAASYTYSCSKGAFVGCSLEGSLVTTRARENARFYGNSSITALDILLGSMPGPPAASILYHALSCLYEKVERLC from the exons ATGCAGGAAGCACTGCCTGAGAATGAAGGACATGAAGATTCTGTTGTGAATAAAAATGAAGATACCACTGGTGGCAATCAGAAACCGGGCAAATATTTCTACTATGACGTTCCACATTCTGAGGAAACTGGGATTTGGATACCTGTTTCCGTTCCACCAATGTCGGGCGGTGGGCACGAAGAATGGAACCGTGGTACGTCCTTGGAGGGGGGCTTTTTGCCGGATCAAGATATGGGTTGGGACCAGTTCTTTGGAGAGAACAAGGAACTGACTATGTGGGACGTGGTGTCGGAGATGCTAGTTGCTGCAAGAGGGAAAGTGAATGCTATCGCTTCCGGAAATATCCACAGCTATGGAATTTCTTGGGTGTCGAGTCATCTTCTCGAGCAGGCATGGAAAGAGATGGCCCAAACTCTAACTGAAGCCAACTTTGGTAACATAAAGGAAATTCTCGAGGCAGAGCCCCCAAGGTGGTTACCTGACAGTTCTGCCTCTGCCTGCATGTTGTGCAACGTCAGGTTTCACCCCATTATGTGTTCGAGGCACCACTGTCGTTTCTGTGGGGGGATATTCTGCAACTATTGCTCAAAAGGAAGGAGCCTGCTGCCCCCGAAATTCCGAAAGAGCAACCCAGAGAGGGTCTGTGATGTATGCTGTGTGAGGCTTGAGTCAATCCAGTCTTACCTGATGGACCAAGTGAGTCGAGCTGCTCAGTTGCCTACTCGTGATCTGACAGATCTCAGTACTTTGAGGTCTTGGCTGAATTTCCCATGGGGCCAATCCATGGAGTATGAGATATACAAGGCTGCAAACATTGTAAAGTGTTATGTGAAG GTTTGCTCTGGAACTCAAGAGAAGTCCATCCCAGATTCTATTCTTAGGAACGCAAAAGGACTTGCAATCTTCACAGTTGCAAAAGTTGGGGCAATGGTGACATACAATATTGGAACTGGAATAGTCATTGCTCGCAGGCAAGATGGTTCCTGGTCCCCACCTTCTGCTATTTCATCATTTGGAATTGGTTGGGGAGCTCAG GTGGGAGGGGAACTGACTGATTTCATAATAGTGTTAAGAAATACTAGCGCTGTCAGGACATTTAGTGGAAACGGACACCTCTCACTTGGAGGTGGGCTGAGTGCAGCTGCCGCAAACTTTGGGCGGGCTGCTGAAGCTGGGATACGTGCCGGGGATGGAGGTTGTGCTGCCAGCTACACGTATAGTTGCAGCAAAG GTGCATTTGTGGGTTGCTCCCTCGAGGGGAGTCTGGTAACAACAAGGGCCAGAGAAAATGCTAGATTTTATGGCAATTCTTCCATCACTGCATTGGACATTCTTCTTGGGTCGATGCCTGGACCTCCTGCGGCTTCAATTCTTTATCATGCGCTTTCCTGTCTATATGAGAAGGTCGAGAGATTGTGCTGA
- the LOC116213410 gene encoding uncharacterized protein LOC116213410: MSVERSFEAWEEVQRHGQDLADRLAQGFTGLIQSHMAPPPFSWPNPQSTKLFDLEFPAQNFVKPDFRLATEKFNTPGIHDGVSAFFDIGNKLGQVGVDFGNCLNGFLQQFFRGLPMPFRQDESSMISMPVDVVATREKNKMGVGLPEDVGAMSERLRDFGFVESEDGVEGSVEEEVAGFNLRAAGHLGRPQGVVNITSTYDSRTRDVESSLVARGDLWRVEASQGSSTSRNDSSSLFLVQLGPVLFVRDSTLLLPVHLSKQHLLWYGYDRKNGMHSLCPAVWSKHRRWLLMSMLCLNPLACSFVDLQFPNGQLTYVSGEGLTTSAFVPVCGGLLQAEGQYPGEMRFSFSCKNKWGTRITPMVQWPDKSFSFGLQQSLAWQRSGIMLRPSLQLSVCPTFGGSNPGVHTEVTHSVKENLNLICGCAFVTHPSAFASVSIGRSKWNGNVGSSGVVVRVDTPLCNVGRPSFSVQINSGIEF; encoded by the exons ATGTCGGTAGAGAGGTCGTTTGAAGCATGGGAGGAGGTGCAGCGGCATGGGCAAGACTTAGCGGACCGGCTTGCGCAGGGCTTCACCGGTTTAATCCAGTCTCACATGGCGCCTCCTCCATTCTCGTGGCCGAACCCACAGAGCACCAAGCTCTTTGACCTCGAATTCCCTGCCCAAAACTTCGTGAAGCCGGATTTCAGATTAGCCACTGAGAAATTCAATACCCCTGGGATTCACGATGGAGTTTCCGCTTTTTTTGATATTGGGAATAAACTGGGGCAGGTGGGTGTGGATTTCGGGAACTGCTTGAATGGGTTCCTGCAACAGTTTTTCAGAGGCTTGCCCATGCCTTTTCGACAAGATGAGAGCTCGATGATTTCGATGCCTGTCGATGTGGTTGCGACAAGGGAGAAGAATAAAATGGGTGTGGGCTTACCTGAGGATGTCGGGGCGATGAGTGAAAGGTTGCGTGACTTTGGATTTGTGGAGAGTGAGGATGGAGTTGAGGGTTCAGTAGAAGAGGAAGTTGCAGGATTTAATCTTAGAGCGGCTGGGCACCTTGGCAGACCACAG GGAGTGGTAAATATAACATCTACGTATGATAGCAGAACCCGTGATGTAGAGAGTTCTTTGGTTGCAAGGGGAGATCTATGGAGAGTAGAGGCATCGCAAGGGAGTTCCACCTCTCGAAATGACAGCTCatctctcttcctagttcAGCTTGGGCCGGTACTCTTTGTGCGTGATTCTACACTCCTCCTTCCTGTGCATTTATCAAAGCAGCATTTGCTTTGGTACGGCTATGATAGGAAG AATGGGATGCATTCTCTTTGTCCAGCTGTATGGTCAAAGCACCGGAGGTGGCTCTTGATGTCAATGCTTTGTCTCAATCCTTTAGCTTGT TCATTTGTGGATCTGCAGTTCCCGAATGGGCAATTAACCTATGTATCTGGTGAGGGACTCACCACAAGTGCCTTTGTACCTGTTTGTGGGGGACTTCTTCAGGCTGAGGGTCAATATCCTGGGGAAATGAGATTTAGCTTCTCTTGCAAG AATAAATGGGGAACACGAATCACCCCAATGGTACAGTGGCCGGACAAGTCATTTTCATTTGGTCTTCAGCAATCCTTGGCCTGGCAGAGATCTGGCATTATGTTGAGGCCTTCGCTTCAATTAAG CGTGTGCCCCACTTTTGGCGGAAGCAACCCAGGAGTGCATACTGAGGTTACACATTCTGTGAAGGAGAATCTGAATCTGATTTGTGGTTGCGCCTTTGTGACTCATCCTTCAGCATTTGCTTCAGTGTCG ATTGGGAGGTCGAAGTGGAATGGCAATGTCGGCAGCTCGGGGGTAGTGGTGAGGGTGGACACGCCCCTGTGTAATGTTGGCCGCCCTTCCTTCTCTGTCCAGATCAACAGCGGGATTGAGTTTTGA
- the LOC116213568 gene encoding gamma-glutamyl hydrolase 2-like isoform X1, with amino-acid sequence MASHFLSNSSPNPSAETSNLEMPKNEAVSASSSSSSSSSGRYTEIWNYLWIPLLISFSKELSLARAANSTILMPTQLEGDSRSLSVPRCPAPDPKLNFRPVIGILSHPGDGASGRLNNASNASYIAASYVKFVESAGARVIPLIYTEPPEILYEKLNMVNGVLFTGGWAKSGLYYETVKGIFKKVLAKNDAGDHFPLYAICLGFELLTMLISKNRNILEKFDATDQASTLQFVKDTDIEGTVFQRFTPDLRKKLSTDCLVMQNHHYGISPGRLLENSDLSSFFKVLTTSADGENKVAVQTVYVSTVQARSYPVTAFQWHPEKNAFEWGLSMIPHSDDAIQVTQHVANFFVSEARKSLNRPSARKVLDNLIYNYSPTYCGRAGKGYDEVYIFT; translated from the exons ATGGCTTCTCACTTCCTCTCTAACTCCTCCCCTAACCCTTCCGCCGAGACCTCCAATCTCGAAATGCCGAAAAACGAAGCTGTCTCcgcctcttcctcctcctcctcctcctcctccggtCGGTATACCGAGATATGGAACTACTTGTGGATTCCTCTACTGATTTCATTCTCCAAGGAGCTGAGCCTAGCTAGAGCAGCGAATTCCACAATTCTCATGCCTACTCAGCTGGAGGGAGATTCCCGGAGCCTGTCCGTTCCGCGTTGTCCCGCTCCCGATCCCAAGCTCAATTTCCGTCCGGTGATCGGGATCCTGAGCCACCCAGGTGATGGCGCCTCGGGGAGGCTCAACAATGCATCCAACGCATCGTACATCGCTGCTTCTTATGTGAAGTTCGTGGAGTCGGCTGGTGCTCGTGTTATTCCGCTGATATACACCGAGCCGCCTGAAATTCTATACGAG AAGCTTAACATGGTCAATGGAGTTCTTTTTACCGGCGGATGGGCTAAGAGTGGATTGTACTATGAGACAGTAAAGGGCATCTTCAAG AAAGTTttggcgaagaatgatgcaGGCGACCACTTCCCACTATATGCCATCTGCTTGGGTTTTGAGCTTTTAACAATGCTGATTAGCAAG AACAGAAACATTCTTGAAAAATTTGATGCTACGGATCAGGCATCTACACTTCAATTCGTGAAAGATACAGACATTGAAGGAACCGTCTTTCAAAG GTTTACACCAGATTTGCGTAAAAAGTTGAGCACGGATTGCCTTGTTATGCAGAATCATCAT TATGGTATCTCACCAGGAAGACTCTTGGAGAATTCCGATCTCTCTAGTTTCTTTAAGGTTTTGACTACAAGTGCAGATGGAGAAAATAAGGTGGCGGTTCAAACT GTCTATGTCTCCACTGTACAAGCACGCAGCTATCCTGTCACTGCCTTCCAATGGCACCCTGAG AAAAACGCGTTTGAATGGGGCTTGTCTATGATACCGCACTCTGATGATGCCATTCAAGTTACACAGCATGTGGCAAACTTCTTTGTCAG TGAAGCGCGGAAGTCACTAAACAGACCTTCTGCCCGGAAAGTGCTCGACAACCTAATCTACAATTATAGCCCCACTTATTGCGGAAGAGCCGG GAAGGGATACGATGAGGTGTACATCTTCACATAA
- the LOC116213567 gene encoding DNA polymerase delta subunit 3 isoform X1 — translation MSEAETLGILDELEALVSDKLQVVSYKWLSLTFLLSSDTSKRLLQEFVQSHEDGLQVVYSLTGCLKNNPSIYHVRLVPGPELEDAKQDFDGSCSVQVYSVQACMPKDPATIWNSESVQAKELFGQPSSVENCLRDNRFCGISNSFVRRNAEGTSFDITGPQVNGLRASGSSIKSTHKNETAPPPQLKKLQQTNQKDVQHSSNVAEDVKSEADASADLNQFGKPTADKGNTTSLPADKKVGQNNKATAVAGGSLANLWGRASTKSKDSKPVGGSAGTTAPDSTASAEPQLCAREAAQLSSDDEAEVNFRRASHGEAGRKRRVVFEFSDEENEYEDVVNLASPDIPKAQSFLASGEDQRNDKKPKLDFDEGKDQPKVKKENSIANELHQEEISAHDAGRKTAISTVEKMQSSESNSNGKRTDAAPTSPKRKKVLKTRIDERGREVTEVVWEGKETEKSKADSFAMKKENNETKTDAGNRPPAAKKPPSAVPSNATGKAGNKKAGSKDPKQGNILSFFKRV, via the exons atgtCCGAAGCAGAAACCCTAGGCATTCTCGACGAGCTCGAAGCTCTCGTCTCCGACAAGCTTCAAGTG GTTTCCTACAAGTGGTTGAGTCTCACTTTCTTGTTATCATCAGATACTTCAAAGAG ATTGCTTCAGGAGTTTGTTCAAAGTCATGAAGATGGCTTGCAAGTGGTATACTCTTTGACTGGATGCTTAAAGAACAATCCTTCGATTTACCATGTCAGGCTTGTCCCTGGGCCTGAACTTGAAG ATGCCAAGCAAGATTTCGATGGCTCTTGCTCGGTTCAGGTCTATAGCGTCCAAGCTTGTATGCCAAAAGATCCAGCTACAATTTGGAATTCCGAATCTGTGCAGGCAAAAGAGCTCTTTGGGCAGCCTTCTTCTGTTGAAAATTGCTTAAGAGATAATAG GTTTTGTGGAATCTCCAACTCATTTGTTAGGCGCAATGCTGAAGGAACCTCTTTTGATATTACCGGACCACAAGTGAATGGCTTGAGGGCCTCTGGCTCCTCCATTAAATCTACACATAAAAATGAAACTGCTCCGCCTCCTCAGCTGAAAAAGCTTCAGCAGACTAACCAAAAAGATGTTCAGCATTCTTCCAATGTTGCTGAAGATGTAAAGAGTGAAGCTGATGCTTCAGCAGATCTCAATCAATTTGGCAAGCCTACTGCAGATAAAGGAAATACTACTTCCTTGCCTGCTGATAAAAAAGTAGGCCAGAACAATAAGGCCACTGCAGTGGCTGGAGGTTCTTTAGCAAATCTGTGGGGCCGTGCATCCACTAAATCAAAAGACTCGAAACCAGTTGGTGGCTCTGCAGGAACTACTGCTCCAGATTCCACTG CCAGTGCAGAGCCACAATTATGCGCTCGTGAGGCAGCACAGCTGAGCAGCGATGACGAGGCTGAAGTCAATTTTAGGAGAGCCTCCCACGGTGAAGCtggaagaaaaaggagagtTGTTTTTGAGTTTTCAGACGAGGAAAATGAGTATGAAGATGTAGTCAATTTAGCATCCCCTGATATTCCTAAGGCACAGTCTTTTCTAGCTTCAGGAGAAGATCAACGGAATGATAAGAAACCAAAATTAGACTTTGATGAGGGCAAAGATCAGCCCAAAGTGAAGAAGGAAAACTCCATTGCCAATGAATTGCACCAGGAAGAAATTTCTGCCCATGATGCTGGTAGAAAAACTGCCATTTCTACTGTTGAGAAAATGCAAAGTAGTGAAAGTAATTCAAATGGTAAAAGAACCGATGCTGCTCCAACTTCACCTAAGAGAAAGAAAGTGTTGAAGACACGGATTGATGAGCGTGGAAGAGAAG taACTGAAGTTGTTTGGGAAGGCAAGGAGACGGAAAAGAGTAAAGCGGATTCTTTTGCaatgaagaaagaaaacaatgaaactAAAACTGACGCAGGAAACAG GCCTCCAGCAGCAAAGAAGCCACCATCAGCAGTTCCTTCAAATGCGACAGGCAAGGCAGGGAACAAGAAAGCTGGAAGCAAAGATCCCAAGCAAGGGAATATACTCTCATTCTTTAAGCGAGTTTGA